The nucleotide window TGATAAGGCTCCGTCCCCATAATTTTCGGAACCAGTGCTAGGGCCGCAGGAATCGCCACGGTGCTGGTAAGCAGGAGGGGATGGATTCCCCTCGTGACCGCAAAGAGCATGAGCCGCCGGAACAGCCTGGTGTTCTGGCTGAGTTCGGGCTCATAATGATGATGCTTTATTACCCTCAAGATATTCGCCTTCATCTGCCTCTCCGCTCCTCGTCTCGGAGTTCGCCTTCAAGAGATCCCGGTGGTTAGACCAGGCCCTCTTTGCCAGCGTCATAACGGTTTCAATGCTGACGGCTCTGACAACACCGCCGTTCTTTAAGACGTGCATCAAAAGGGCTACGGACACATCGTTTCGGGTGGAACCGGGGCCTATATTCTGGCGGTGAGGACCTTCCGGAACATCGCAGAGGTCGAAAGGCCAGAGCTCATCCTCCCTGAAAGCGCCCACTTCTCCTTCCTGAAGGCGAGCGAGATGCTGAAGGTTAAACTCGTCTGGGCAAAGCTGAAGAAGGATTACTCGGTCGACGTTAAGGACGTCGAGGCTAAAATCACGGACAACACCATAGGAATAGTCGGCATCGCCGGAACCACCGGGCTGGGTGTGGTGGACGACATTCCAGCTTTAAGCGACCTTGCCCTTGACTATGGCCTTCCTCTCCACGTTGATGCGGCCTTCGGCGGCTTCGTGATACCCTTCGCAAAGGAGCTCGGCTACCTCCTCCCTTCTTCGACTTCCGGCTGAAGGGTGTCAAAAGTATAACCATAGACCCCCACAAGATGGGCATGGCCCCCATTCCTGCCGGGGGAATAATCTTCAGGGAAAAGAGATTCCTTGAGGCGATAAGCGTCCCCGCACCATATTTGGCTGGGGGCAAAGTCTGGCAGGCCGGAACCCGGCCTGGAGCGAGCTCTTTAGCCGTCTGGGCGATGATAAAGCACCTCGGCTTCGAAGGCTACAAGAAGGTCGTGAGGAAGGCGATGGAGCTGAGCAGGTGGTTCGCGGGGGAACTGAAAAAAATCCCCGGAGTTTACCTCATCCGCGAGCCTCTCCTCAACATTGTGTCGTTTGGAACGGAGAACCTTGAGGAGGTCGAGGAAGAACTAAAGAAACGGGGCTGGGGCATAAGCGCTCACCGCGGCTACATCAGAATCGTCATGATGCCCCACGTTAAGAAAGAGCATCTGGAGGAGTTTTTGGAGGATTTGCGGGAGGTAACGGTTCATTCTATCAGGTCATGATTAGTGGAAACATTAATCTTGGACACAAAGATACAAGTAGACCACAAGAGGGTTGATGTTGTAGTGGAAGTACTAAAATCGGAAGTTATTGTTTTCGGATTAGGCCTGCCTCTTTTTATATTATCAAAGAGTTTTTAAGAAAGATTCCGAATCGTAATATCGAGGTGATGCCATGAAAAAAACTATTATAGTACTGATAGTAGTTTTATTCTTGGGGAGCATAGCTTCAGGAGCTGCAGTGTATAACATCCCAATAGACTCCAGGGAGTACCTTGGAGCAAAGGTTGAATACAAGAGGAGCCTCCTGCATCCCAGCCTTGAGATTGAGCTTCCGGAGAAGGGATACGGAATAGTTACGGCATCAATCCTTCTTCCAAACGGTTCTCTGATGGAACTTGGAACCTTCTCGGGACGGGATAAAATAAAAATAAGCTATAGCCAGCTCATTAAAGTAATGAAACTCTGGGGCTCTTACTTGAAAAGTGCCAAGCTCGATTCCAGAGCGGTGTCGGCATCACTTCTGCTCTTGGGAACCCTCCGAGATGAAAACAACAACGTGCAGTACTTCATAAAAGCCGTGCCGATTAATGTAGGAGAAGTGCTCGACAAGAGGAGCATTGGGGTGAAGCTACCCAGAGGGGGCTCTAAAATTCTCTACACCAAAAAGCAGATAGAGAAGATGCTCAAATCAATAGAACCCCAAAAGATTAAGGGCAACAGTATTTCAGCGACTACAGAAAACTGGCCGCCAGGCTTTGACTATGATCAGTGCTACCCGAAATGCGATCCGTGGACTGGGTCATGCTACCAAGTTTGCCTTGTATGGAAACTGGAGCAGGTCATAGCCTCAAAATCTAACACCATTATACCCCTCGCCACGTTCCAAGTTACCGGCGACACAGGCAAGATAAACGGGATTACCATAACTACAATGTACCGGCAGAGGACCACCCAGAGTCTGGAACTAATCTTCTCTGCAGCCGCGGCCGTACAAAGAGGAGGTAGCAGCTCTTCCACTGAAGCTGAGATAATAGGAACTTCTTATAGTATCAACACAGAAGACCTTACGATTCCGGAATCTCACATTACAATTTGGGGCTCTGAACTCTCCAATCCTTCTGTAATAGGGGCCGGCATCAAGGGTACCGTCGTGCTGGCAAAATACAGGCTTTACTGGTGGGACGGTCTCGTTTATCAAAAACTCGACGACGTTGCCTACATAATCCTTGGGAAGCCCGATGAAGAGGACATGAGCCTGCAGAAGTTCGTGGAGCACGGGTGGCCAAGCCAATATGGAGGTATTGGAAGGAGGACAATGTGGTTCGTCCACAGCTACTGGGAGCCAACAAGCTATGAAAGCCAACAGGGGGGATTGACAAAACTCGACGTGGATTTCTTATCATCTACCGACACGATTCCCCTCTTTTCAGCATCAATGGTTGCACTTGGGACTCTCAACTACAACAACCTTGAAATCGCACCTTTTGTGATGGCAATAGGAGTTGGGTTCAACACGGACAGCGCGGAGTTCTCGCTGATTCATCTTAACCTGCAGCTAAAAGAGGAGTACAAAAACCACTACGTGGACGGAACTTTCTATTCAAGTAAAGTCAAGTTCCAATATAAGGACAGCCAGTACAGTCTGGCTGGTATGTACGGAGATATTTATGTCTATAGCAGTGGAAGCCTTCCACCATGCGATCCAAGAACGGGGATATGCCCCACTTCAGACGATTTGAGGGGACAATAATCCACTAATCCTTTTCTCTTTCTTATTTGTCAGCTACTTCGTAACCCCCTTTATGTCCACGTGGACAAAGGCGACCTCCACCTCGGGGATTTGCCCTATTCTCTTCTTAACCTCCTCACTGATATCGTGGGCCTCTTTAAGGCTCAGCTCCGGGGGCACCTCAACGTGGAGCTCGACATGGAGCTTGTTACCCACGTAGTGGGCCCTCAGGTCGTGGACGCCGAGGACGTTGGGAACGTTTAAGGCTATCTTCTTTATTCTCTCACAGACCTCGAAGGGTGGCGCCTGGCCTGGAAGATAGCGAACGTTTTCACGGATTATCTCCAGAGAGACCTTAACAAGGAATACCGCGACTACGAGGCCCGCAATGGCATCCCCGTACTGGAAACCCAATTTCTGAGCACCGAGACCAACGAGAACGGCCACGCTGCTCAGCGCGTCGCTCCTGTGGTGGTAGGCATCGGCTATAAGTATCTGGCTGTTGAGTTTCCTGCCAACGTAAACCGAATAGCGGAACATGGCCTCCTTGGAGAGGATGGACAGAACCGTGACGCCGAGCATTATGGAGTTGACCTCTATTGTTCCACCCTCAATAATCCTGTAAACGGCATCGCGACCTATCTCATAGGCCGCTATGAGGAGCGCCTCACCGATTAAGAACGCCACCAGGGATTCGAAGCGAGAGTGGCCAAAAGGGTGGCTCCTGTCGGGGGGGTCTGGAGGATATCTTTATCCCAGCGTAGCCTATGACGCTTGTGATGACATCGCTCAGGGAGTGGACTCCGTCCGAGATGAGGGCTATGCTCGAATATATGAGTCCCACGTTCCCTGCTATGCTGACCCATATCGGCCTATATATTTCCTCCCCGGCATCACCACTTTTTGTGCATATGCACAAAAACGAGTTGGACTGGGTTATGTTTCCTATACCTAAGGCCGTTATGGCAGCTTATTAAGCTTTAAGCTTGTAGCTTAGATAATATCTGGGTGATACTATGAAGCTGACCCATGTCGATGAGCGGGGCGTCAAGATGGTCGAGGTCGGTCACAAGCCCGATGTCATAAGGAAGGCTATCGCCAAGGGCCGGATAAGGCTGAGGGCCGAGACTGTAAGGCTAATAAGGGAGGGGAAGGTGGAGAAGGGCAACGTCCTCGCTGCGGCCCAGATAGCGGCCATCCTAGCTGTAAAGAAGACGCCCGAGCTGATTCCACTCTGTCACCCAATACCGCTGACTGGTATCGACGTGACATTTGAATTCGGTGAGGACTACATCGAGGTCACGTGCGAGGTCCGCGCTCATTACAAGACGGGCGTCGAGATGGAGGCCTTAACGGGCGTAACTGTAGCCCTGCTCACGATTTGGGACATGGTGAAGGCTGTAGAGAAGGATGAGCACGGCCAGTACCCGTTCACGAGAATAGAAAATATCAGGGTGGTGGAGAAGATGAAGGGTGAGTGAGAATGCTTGACGCCCTTTGCGGTTTTCTCGTCGGAGCGGTTTATGTTTATGCTCTCTCCGTGCTCTTCAGGGCTAGGAGTCTTGGGTGGGGCGTTGCAGGGACTGTTGTAGCTTTTGGAGCATACGTCTTCGGGTTCATCGCCGTGAGGAGCGTGGGCTCAGTAGCTAAGTTCCTCGCTGGGATGACCACCGGAGGGCTGCTCGCCTTTCTCTTCCTCTGGAGGCTTGGAAGGCTTACGAAATCCTCTAAAGGCTCTGCGGTGGCGGTTCTCCTTTTTGTCCTCTTTCTTGTTCTTGCGCCGGCGCTTCTTGGGCTTCTCTGATTTTTCCTTTTCGCGATAACCTAGCAGGAGGTATTCGAGAGCCTTCATCAGCTCGCTTCCAGCTATGGCTGTCCCCCCTATCCAAATCCAGGAAAAGTCCTCTCCACTGTTCAGGAGAAGTCCTACCACGGCTGCCAGGCCTATGAGCACGGCGGTTCTAAGGGCTTTTTTGTTCCTCGACTCCTTCATCAAGATGAGGTTCACGAGGGCCTTCTCGCTCCTTACTATATACTCCTTTTCTATCTTAAGACTCCTAACGCCGGCCTCGCTACCTCTGGCAAGAACTTTTCCATCTCTGGCCTTTATCAGGTAGACGAACTTTCCGCTCGTCATCTCTATGAAGGACTCGACAAGGGACTCAAGCTCGTAGCCTTCTCCGAAGAGCTCGGCAATGTGAAAGCCCTTCCGCCTGAGCTCTTTCTCAATTTCTCTCCTCTCCATTTCTGTTTCAGCCTCGATGAGCACGAAAGCTGGTTTGATTAGCCTCTCAATCACTTTCAGACCCCCTAAAGGTTCACAGCTCTAGTCATGGCGCCGTCAATGAGGATTGTCGAACCGAGGAGGTACTCAGCCTCGCCGCTCAAGAGGAAGGCCACAAGGGAACCGAGCTCCTCCCACCTTCCGGTTCTGTGAAGGGGCGTTCTACCAAGGACTTCTCTTTCCCAGACGGCTTCAAAGGGTTCTTCTCTTTCCTCGGCTATCGCCCTCAAGTTCTCCCGGGCACCCGGCGTGTCGAAGCTCCCCAGCAGAACCGTGTAGGCCCTTATACCCTTCCTGCCATAAACCCTCGAAACTCCCTTGGCGAGCTGGACGAGGCCGGCCCTCGTTGCGTCGGCAAGGAGAAGAGGAGGCATTGGTTCTAGGACAGAGGATGAGCTCAGGTACACGAGAACTCCCTTCCTCTTCCGTTCAAGCCACGTCTGGACGAGGAGCGTCGTTAGGTAGCCGGGGGCGACGAGATGGAGGAGGGCCGCCTCTAACCAGTCCATGTATGTCGCCTCGTGGGGAAGGCAGGGCTCGCACCGGACGTTTCCCGCGTTCCATACGAGGGCGTCCACGCCATCAAGGAGCTCCCAGGCCTCCTTGACGAGCTTCTCTAGGTCTCCTTTCTCTTTAAGGTCTGCCCTTACATAGTGGACCTCGCCGTATGAGGACAGCTCCTCGGCGGCTCTCTTAAGGTTTTCCTCACTCCTGGAACTAATCACGACCCTTGCGTTCCGCTTTAGAAGTTCCCGAGCTACATTTAGTCCTATTCCCTGGGAGGATGCCGTGACAAGGACCCCCATGCCACCGAGGTCTATCTTGACGTCCATGTTTAAGATGTCTTCATCGGCTGTATTAAATGTTTCTGAATCTCTCGTAGAAGAGTACGTCAACGAAGCCGTGGCCGGGGACGTAGACGTGCTCCCTCAGCCTGCCAACTAGAATGAAGCCATTCTTTTCGAGCACTCGGATGGATGCCTTGTTTGGAGCGTAAACACGAGCGATGACTTTCCTGAGGTTTATCCACTCGAAGGCGTACGTAAGGGCTAGGGAAACGGCCTCCGTAGCGTATCCTTTTCCCCAGAATTCCTTCGCTAGAAAGTATCCCAGCTCGGCGTAACCGTTCTTGAAGTCGATTCCATGGAGTCCCAGTATTCCAACAAGGCCGTCGCTCCGGTTTTCTAATATTCCGAACACTCTATGTCGCTCCTTTTCTCGCCTGACCCTTTCATACCACTCCATCTCATCCTCGAAGTAGAAGAGGGCGTCTGGGGACGAGAGAAATCTTCTAATGTCCCTATCATTGTACCAGAGCCATACCTTGGGAATGTCCTCTTTGAGAAGGATGCCTAGGGAAACCTTCTTTCCACGAAGCACTATCTGCCTTATCATAGTCATCCCTTTCGGAAGTTTTTATAAGCTGGAATGTCGGAATTTGAAATGATGGAGAAAGAGAAGCTAATAAACATTGTGGAGGGCGTGCTGAGGAGGACAGGTTTCAGGACCGCGAGGTTCAACTTCCGGGGCGGATGCTTCGACTTAGTGGCCAGTAGATACCTCCTGCTCTTATTCATAAAAACCCTCGTCAACATAGATGCCTTCACTGAAGAGCAGGCCGAGGATCTCAAGAAGCTGGCTAAGCTCTTCAAGGCTTCTCCCCTTCTAGTGGGCCTCAGAACGAAGAACGTTGAACTGGAGGAGGGCGTCGTCTACGAGAGGTTTGGAGTATACGCCGTGAGCCCCGAGACCTTATACTCACTCTTCGTGGAGAACGAGCCTCCGCTGATAATGGCTGAGAGAGGCGGGTTCTACGTGAGGATTGACGGCGAGAGACTGAGGCGCCTCAGGGAGGAGCATGGATACACCCTTGGGGAGTTAGCCAACCTCGTCGGGATATCGAGGAAGAGCCTTCAGAAGTATGAGAGGGGAGAGGGCTCCGTCAGTCTTGAGGTGGCTATTAGGCTCGAGGAGGTATTCGACGAGCCCATAGCGAAGCCCATAGATATCTTGGCCGCTAGGCTGGAGGACGTAGAGCTGGAGGCGCGGCCCGAGACGAAGCTTGAGCAAGAGATCTTCGAGAGGTTGAGAAGGATAGGAATGGGTGTCGTGAAAATAAAGAGGGCTCCCTTCAACGCCGTTTCTAAAGAGGAGGAAGAGGACATAAGGCTCCTCACGGGGATAGACGAGAGGAAAACGGGCTCGACGGTTAGGAGGGCAAGGCTCGTCGGCGAGATAACGAAGGTAGTTGGAAGCGAGGGTCTCTTCATTCTGAAGGACGTCAAGGCCGAGGTCGTGAGCGAGGTTCCTCTCCTTCCGAAGAGGGTACTCGAAGAGGTAAGGGACGTAGATGAGCTCATAGAAGTTATTGAAGAGCTGAGAAGGAGCCGGCTTAAATTTTGATTGTCTTCCATCTGCCCTTCCTGAATACCCACCAGAAGAGTAGGGCCGTTGTGAAGGTCTCAAGGGTCATGGCGAGCCAGGCCGCTATGACGCCGAGCCCCTCGAAAGTGAATCCCATAAAGGCGAACCCAAAGCCAAGGAGGTAGGAGGGTACTATTCTGAAGAGGAGCTTGCTCACCGCCGTTACGTACATGGGGCTCTTGGTGTCGCCCGCACCCCTCAGGGCGCCGCTGAAGACAAAGGTCCAGCCGAGAGGGATTTCACTGATTCCGACGATTATAAGGTATATGCTGGCCAGCCTGAGCACATCGGAGTAGTGGGGGTCAGAGGGGTTGAGGAAGGGACGGACGAGGTAATGGGGGAAGGCTATGAGCACGATAGCCATAACGCTCATGAAGAGCGTCACCATCTTGAGGGCCTCCCTCACAACTGCCTCTGCCTGTTCGGGCTTCTTGGCTCCAAGGCTCTGACCGACCAGCGAGGAAGTGGCTATGCTAAAGCCGAAAGCTGGCATGTAAGCTATGCTCTCGACGCGGAGACCAATCTGGTGGGCTGCGAGAGCTATGTTTCCGAAGCGAGTAACTATGCTCATGTAGAGAAAGTTGTAGAAGCTGAAGAGGCCCCTCTCGACCATCGTGGGGATGCCAATGTGGAGCACCTTCCCGATTATATCCAACCTCAGCCTTAGGTCAAGGACTGGCTTGAGGATTAGCTTCTTCCTGAGGAACAGGAACATCCCAACGATGAAGGCGCTCGTTATCCCAACACCCGACGCCCACGCAGCTCCAACCGGTCCTAGCCTAGGAAATCCAAGCTTGCCGAATACGAGAAGGTAGTCGAGGACTGCGTTTACGAGGTTCATCAGGATGTTCAGCTTCATAGGAGTCTTTGTGTCTCCGGCCCCCCTCAAGGCGGAGAAGAAGGCGAACCCCATGAACCTTATCGGATAGAAAGCGAAGAGAACCTTCAGATAGGCGTATCCGAGCTCAAGAACCTCTCCCTTGGCCCCCATAATCCTGAGGACGTCGTCTCCTAGGAACCAGCCGAAGAGCATGATGGGTATGCCGAGTAGGAATGCAAGGCACATGCTCTGCTCGGCGACATGAGATGCCTCACCCATGTTGCCCTCTCCGACTCTCCTAGCCACGAGTGCAAGCGTTCCCGTTGAAACGGCTATCATGACTGGGAACATGAACCAGCTGACCTGCCCCCCTAGTCCGACAGCACCAACAGCCACGGCGCTGACGTGGCCCACAATCATTGTATCAACTAGGTTGAGGAGCGTCTGACTTATGTTCCCCATTATCGCCGGCCATGCCAGCTGCCATAGCTTCTTCCTTATGTCGGTCATAACCTCCACGTTAGATGGCTGTCTAAACGGTGAAAGACCAAT belongs to Pyrococcus yayanosii CH1 and includes:
- the moaC gene encoding cyclic pyranopterin monophosphate synthase MoaC: MKLTHVDERGVKMVEVGHKPDVIRKAIAKGRIRLRAETVRLIREGKVEKGNVLAAAQIAAILAVKKTPELIPLCHPIPLTGIDVTFEFGEDYIEVTCEVRAHYKTGVEMEALTGVTVALLTIWDMVKAVEKDEHGQYPFTRIENIRVVEKMKGE
- a CDS encoding SDR family oxidoreductase, which produces MGVLVTASSQGIGLNVARELLKRNARVVISSRSEENLKRAAEELSSYGEVHYVRADLKEKGDLEKLVKEAWELLDGVDALVWNAGNVRCEPCLPHEATYMDWLEAALLHLVAPGYLTTLLVQTWLERKRKGVLVYLSSSSVLEPMPPLLLADATRAGLVQLAKGVSRVYGRKGIRAYTVLLGSFDTPGARENLRAIAEEREEPFEAVWEREVLGRTPLHRTGRWEELGSLVAFLLSGEAEYLLGSTILIDGAMTRAVNL
- a CDS encoding GNAT family N-acetyltransferase; protein product: MIRQIVLRGKKVSLGILLKEDIPKVWLWYNDRDIRRFLSSPDALFYFEDEMEWYERVRREKERHRVFGILENRSDGLVGILGLHGIDFKNGYAELGYFLAKEFWGKGYATEAVSLALTYAFEWINLRKVIARVYAPNKASIRVLEKNGFILVGRLREHVYVPGHGFVDVLFYERFRNI
- a CDS encoding transcriptional regulator; translated protein: MMEKEKLINIVEGVLRRTGFRTARFNFRGGCFDLVASRYLLLLFIKTLVNIDAFTEEQAEDLKKLAKLFKASPLLVGLRTKNVELEEGVVYERFGVYAVSPETLYSLFVENEPPLIMAERGGFYVRIDGERLRRLREEHGYTLGELANLVGISRKSLQKYERGEGSVSLEVAIRLEEVFDEPIAKPIDILAARLEDVELEARPETKLEQEIFERLRRIGMGVVKIKRAPFNAVSKEEEEDIRLLTGIDERKTGSTVRRARLVGEITKVVGSEGLFILKDVKAEVVSEVPLLPKRVLEEVRDVDELIEVIEELRRSRLKF
- a CDS encoding MATE family efflux transporter, whose translation is MTDIRKKLWQLAWPAIMGNISQTLLNLVDTMIVGHVSAVAVGAVGLGGQVSWFMFPVMIAVSTGTLALVARRVGEGNMGEASHVAEQSMCLAFLLGIPIMLFGWFLGDDVLRIMGAKGEVLELGYAYLKVLFAFYPIRFMGFAFFSALRGAGDTKTPMKLNILMNLVNAVLDYLLVFGKLGFPRLGPVGAAWASGVGITSAFIVGMFLFLRKKLILKPVLDLRLRLDIIGKVLHIGIPTMVERGLFSFYNFLYMSIVTRFGNIALAAHQIGLRVESIAYMPAFGFSIATSSLVGQSLGAKKPEQAEAVVREALKMVTLFMSVMAIVLIAFPHYLVRPFLNPSDPHYSDVLRLASIYLIIVGISEIPLGWTFVFSGALRGAGDTKSPMYVTAVSKLLFRIVPSYLLGFGFAFMGFTFEGLGVIAAWLAMTLETFTTALLFWWVFRKGRWKTIKI